One Takifugu rubripes chromosome 2, fTakRub1.2, whole genome shotgun sequence genomic region harbors:
- the ap4s1 gene encoding AP-4 complex subunit sigma-1, with protein sequence MIKFLLMVNRQGQTRLSRYYHPVELGRRAQLEADVVRCCLGRTKDQCSFVEYKDFKLVFRQYAALYIVVGITDSENELAVYELVHNFVEVLDKYFSRVSELDIMFNLDRVHIILDEMIQNGQVVETNKSRILAPLTALDKMIDS encoded by the exons ATGATCAAGTTCTTGCTGATGGTGAACCGGCAGGGGCAGACCAGGTTGTCCCGATACTACCACCCTGTGGAGCTCGGTCGGAGGGCCCAGCTGGAGGCCGACGTGGTTCGCTGTTGCTTGGGCCGCACGAAGGACCAG TGTTCCTTTGTGGAATATAAAGACTTCAAGCTGGTCTTTCGTCAATATGCTGCTCTCTACATCGTGGTTGGCATCACTGATAGTGAG AACGAACTCGCCGTCTACGAGCTGGTCCATAACTTCGTGGAGGTTCTGGATAAATACTTCAGCCGTGTG AGCGAACTGGAC ATCATGTTCAACCTGGACCGAGTCCACATCATCCTGGATGAGATGATCCAGAACGGACAGGTGGTGGAGACCAACAAAAGCCGCATCCTGGCGCCGCTCACTGCCCTGGAcaagatgattgacagctga